A segment of the Longimicrobium sp. genome:
GCGCGACATCAAGTACACGCTCAAGGGCGACACCCTGCAGTCGCCCCGCGCCCGCGCCCGCGCCGTGCAGCCGCTGGGCGCCGACGGTGCGTTCCGGCAGCAGGCGTACCTGGGCCCGCAGGAGCACGCGCGCCTGGCCGCCGTGGGCCACGAGCTGGAAGAGGTGAACCCGTACGGCTACCGCTGGCTGCGGCCGGTGGTTCGTCCCATCGCGGCCGCCGTGCTGTGGGCGCTCAACGGCCTGCACACCACGCTGGGCCTTCACTACGGGTGGGTGCTGATCCTCTTCGGGTTCCTGGTACGCGGCGTCACCTGGCCGCTGAACGCGCGGGCCATGCGCGCGCAGATGAAGAACATGGCGGTGCAGCCGGTGCTGCAGTCGCGGATGAAGGAGATCCAGGAGCGGCACAAGGGCGATCCGGCGAAGATGAACGCCGAGATGATGGCGCTGTACCAGGAGCTGGGGGTCAATCCGCTGTCGATGATGTCGGGGTGCCTTCCGCTGCTGATCCCCATGCCGGTGATGATCACGCTGTTCTTCGTGTTCCAGAGCGCCATCGAGTTCCGCGGCACCAGCTTCGCCTGGTTCCCCGACCTGTCGCTGCGCGATCCGCTGTACCTGCTGCCGGCGTTCCTGGTAGTGTCGATGTTCGGGCTGCAGTGGGTGAGCACCAAGCTCAGCGGGATGGAGCAGAACGAGCAGACGCGGATGATGATGTACATGATGCCGGTGATGATGGGCATGTTCTTCTTCGCCATGCCGTCGGGGCTCAACCTGTACTATGCATCCACGAACGTCGCCTCGTTCCCCCAGCAGATCCTGATCGCCAACGAGCGCCGCCGCGTGACGGAAAAGCACAAGGCCGAGCAGAAGGTCGCGGTCAAGCACGACGCGCTGAAGCGCATTCCGGCGAATCGGAAGCGCAGATAGGCCATCGCTGGTGTCATCAGAGCGCCCGCTCTCCTGGTGGAGGGCGGGCGCTTTTGCATGGACCGAGCGCCTCTGTCATCCCGACGGAGCGGCCACGATCAGCCTGGCCGCGCATCCCGGACCGCAGCGACCGAGGGATCCGCCATACAGCCCCGGGCGAGCCTCACAGGCGTCGTCACACGAGAACAGGCCAGCCCGCGCAGGCGGACTTCGTGTGGTTGTTGCAGCGACTTCAGTCGCCCGTGGGTGGTCGGGGCCAGGGTCCTCCCTTTCGCGCGCCCCTGCCCCGCCCCATCATCCCCCATGCTCTCGCTCCCCTTCCCCGCCGACACCGTTGCCGCCATCGCCACGCCGCAGGGCCGTGGTGCCGTGGCCCTGCTGCGCGTGTCCGGCCCCCGTGTGGTCGACATTCTCCGCGCCATCGCACCCACCTTAGGCGACATCGCGCCGCGAGTGCAGCGCTTGGTGGCGCTTCGGCATCCCGAGACGGGAGAACTCCTGGACCGCGGCTTGGTGACCTACTTCGCCGCGCCGGCCAGCTACACCGGCGAGGACACGGTGGAGATCGCCACCCACGGAGGCGTGCTGACCCCTCAGCTGGTGCTCGATGCGCTCCTGGCCGCCGGCGCGCGTACTTCCGAGCCCGGCGAGTTCACCCGCCGCGCATACCTGAACGGCAAGCTGGACCTGCTGCAGGCCGAGGCCGTTGCCGACCTGATCGATGGTCGCTCGCGCGCCCTGCACCGCGCGGCCGTGCACCAGATGGAGCGCGGCCTATCCAAGCGCATCGCGGAGCTGCGCGAGGCCATCATCGGCACCGAGGCGCTGATCGCCTACTCCATCGACTTCCCCGAAGAAGACGAGCCGCCCGTTCCCCCAGCCCGCATCCGCGCCTCAGCTGGGGACGTCATCGGGAGGATCGATGCGCTGCTGGCCACCGCGCCAGAGGGCGAGCTGCTGCGCGAAGGCGCGCTGACGGTGCTTGCCGGGC
Coding sequences within it:
- the yidC gene encoding membrane protein insertase YidC, with product RDIKYTLKGDTLQSPRARARAVQPLGADGAFRQQAYLGPQEHARLAAVGHELEEVNPYGYRWLRPVVRPIAAAVLWALNGLHTTLGLHYGWVLILFGFLVRGVTWPLNARAMRAQMKNMAVQPVLQSRMKEIQERHKGDPAKMNAEMMALYQELGVNPLSMMSGCLPLLIPMPVMITLFFVFQSAIEFRGTSFAWFPDLSLRDPLYLLPAFLVVSMFGLQWVSTKLSGMEQNEQTRMMMYMMPVMMGMFFFAMPSGLNLYYASTNVASFPQQILIANERRRVTEKHKAEQKVAVKHDALKRIPANRKRR
- the mnmE gene encoding tRNA uridine-5-carboxymethylaminomethyl(34) synthesis GTPase MnmE, producing the protein MLSLPFPADTVAAIATPQGRGAVALLRVSGPRVVDILRAIAPTLGDIAPRVQRLVALRHPETGELLDRGLVTYFAAPASYTGEDTVEIATHGGVLTPQLVLDALLAAGARTSEPGEFTRRAYLNGKLDLLQAEAVADLIDGRSRALHRAAVHQMERGLSKRIAELREAIIGTEALIAYSIDFPEEDEPPVPPARIRASAGDVIGRIDALLATAPEGELLREGALTVLAGRPNSGKSSLFNALLGTERAIVTDIPGTTRDALESSVSIDGYPFRLVDTAGLRETVDTVEGMGIEVARRYLAAADLVLFCVEAGREMEEDEAAFVAGVDPARLVLVRTKRDRYGSAPADASGAIPCVAVSAVTGDGLPELRQALLGRAFGGILGEPGEAPLVTRERHARALRTARDEVCDFLAALDDDVPMEFAATHLRAGAGALEDLVGAVSVDDVLDRVFGSFCVGK